From one Lolium rigidum isolate FL_2022 chromosome 4, APGP_CSIRO_Lrig_0.1, whole genome shotgun sequence genomic stretch:
- the LOC124708763 gene encoding multiple organellar RNA editing factor 3, mitochondrial-like, whose translation MAAAAGTRRGLSALLRSSRALPRRFLPLAAAAAAAAGSPAHLSPLAPPSRGAKTALPGKSGYSPLNDPSPNWSNRPPKETILLDGCDYEHWLIVMEFPTDPKPTEEDMVAAYVKTLTAVLGSEEEAKKKIYSVCTTTYTGFGALISEELSYKVKGLPGVLWVLPDSYLDVPNKDYGGDLFVDGKVIHRPQFQFTERQQVRSRPRPRYDRRRETMQVERRDTMQRGPSMQEHRPPFSQQAAHNQEQHQIRPPGGN comes from the exons ATGGCGGCTGCTGCAGGAACACGCCGCGGGCTCTCCGCCCTCCTCCGTTCCTCCCGCGCCCTCCCCCGTCGCTTCCTCCCCCTCgcagctgccgctgccgctgccgctggctCCCCAGCCCACCTCTCTCCCTtggcgccgccatcgcgaggggcGAAGACGGCGTTGCCGGGGAAGTCCGGGTACTCTCCGCTCAACGACCCGTCCCCGAACTGGAGCAACCGGCCACCCAAGGAGACTATCCTGCTGGATGGCTGCGACTACGAGCACTGGCTCATCGTCATGGAATTCCCCACCGACCCCAAGCCCACCGAGGAAGACATGGTAGCCGCCTACGTCAAGACACTCACCGCTGTCCTCGGAAG TGAGGAGGAGGCAAAGAAGAAGATCTATTCAGTATGCACTACAACTTACACAGGGTTTGGTGCGCTGATTTCGGAGGAGCTATCATACAAAGTTAAAG GATTGCCTGGAGTTCTTTGGGTATTACCTGATTCGTATTTGGATGTGCCTAACAAGGATTATGGAG GTGATCTCTTTGTAGATGGCAAGGTCATTCATAGGCCACAATTTCAATTCACTGAGAGGCAGCAGGTAAGAAGTAGACCTCGTCCTCGCTATGATAGGCGACGAGAAACTATGCAAGTTGAGCGAAGAGATACAATGCAGAGAGGTCCCTCAATGCAAGAACACAGGCCACCATTTTCCCAGCAGGCTGCTCATAATCAAGAGCAACATCAAATCAGGCCGCCAGGAGGGAACTAA
- the LOC124649516 gene encoding phosphatidylinositol:ceramide inositolphosphotransferase-like: MTPLYLARGASKVLRRITAETSVELKILSEKWQLLLAGIVFQYIHGLAARGVHYLHRPGPILQDVGFMILPELGKERGYISETLFTFIFISFALWTFHPFILQTKRFYTVLIWRRVLAFLCASQFLRIVTFYSTQLPGPNYHCREGSPLARLPPPKNAAEVFLINFPRGVIYGCGDLIFSSHMIFTLVFIITYQKYGSVRFIKGLAWCVAVAQSLLIVASRKHYSVDVVVAWYTVNLVVFFLDKKLPELPDRSAGSASVLPMSVKDKDSKLKEENTRLLNLNSVEAADRRPWTQMNGKHLENGNHLDTETTIA; this comes from the exons ATGACACCACTCTACCTCGCGCGCGGGGCTTCCAAG GTGCTAAGAAGGATCACCGCCGAGACGTCGGTCGAGCTAAAGATCCTCTCCGAAAAATGGCAGCTCCTCCTCGCGGGTATTGTCTTCCAG TACATCCATGGGTTGGCAGCGCGAGGGGTCCATTACTTGCACCGGCCAGGGCCAATCCTTCAAGATGTCGGTTTCATGATTCTTCCG GAGCTAGGAAAAGAAAGGGGTTACATCAGTGAGACATTGTTTACATTCATCTTCATCTCCTTTGCGTTG TGGACATTTCATCCTTTCATCCTTCAAACCAAGCGCTTCTATACTGTCCTTATTTGGCGCAGGGTGCTCGCTTTCTTATGT GCTTCTCAATTCTTACGCATAGTGACGTTCTATTCTACACAACTTCCAGGGCCAAACTATCATTGTCGTGAG GGTTCACCTCTTGCCAGACTACCACCTCCTAAAAATGCAGCTGAGGTGTTTCTCATTAATT TCCCAAGAGGTGTCATTTATGGATGTGGTGACTTGATTTTTTCATCGCACATGATCTTCACTTTGGTCTTCATCATAACCTACCAGAAATATGGGAGTGTGAG GTTTATAAAGGGGCTTGCATGGTGTGTCGCTGTTGCTCAGAGCCTTCTCATAGTAGCTTCTCGCAAGCACTACagtgttgatgttgttgttgcatG GTATacagtgaatcttgttgtcttctTTCTGGACAAAAAACTTCCAG AACTTCCTGATCGATCAGCAGGGTCAGCATCAGTACTACCTATGAGTGTGAAGGATAAAGACAGCAAGTTGAAAGAAGAAAACACTAGGCTGCTGAATCTTAACTCTGTCGAAGCTGCTGATAGG AGACCGTGGACACAAATGAATGGAAAGCACCTTGAGAATGGGAACCATCTTGATACCGAAACAACAATAGCATGA